In Bacteroidia bacterium, one DNA window encodes the following:
- a CDS encoding glycosyltransferase, translating into MSSFFYFVDEVRTPFVINDIRRVAEKYETVYLFSIDRLQGKEALPENVVVFENFIDWTQFKPFRILFSNFFSILTIYLSECIALQRFLPFKKSVAVLASNIFKAEQIVQILSKHPPTFNFQLSTFYSFWFYDCIYLAWLKKKGKIKTAITRAHGGDLYEERSSLSGNILFRHFQMGYLDGVYSVSGAGTFYLQKKYSRYKRKIKTIFLGSSFHESLSRAKMEGEFVMVTCARIRNIKRIHKVAEMLQHIDFPLIWYHIGDENLEAKNDTTIPKYIKAKEELKTKGNITYIPLGQMENERIFEFYSVTPINLFVSLSQNEGLPISMMEAASFGIPVLSTDVGGCKEIVNEQTGILIPLETEMKEVARIITNFKDSAKNTEEYRKGVRKFWEENFDAEKNYEKLFEELEF; encoded by the coding sequence ATGAGTAGTTTCTTTTACTTTGTTGACGAAGTCCGTACTCCCTTTGTCATAAACGACATTCGTAGGGTTGCGGAGAAATACGAAACAGTATATTTGTTCTCCATTGACAGATTACAGGGCAAAGAAGCCTTGCCTGAAAACGTGGTGGTTTTTGAAAATTTTATTGACTGGACACAGTTTAAGCCTTTCAGAATACTGTTCAGTAATTTCTTTTCAATTCTCACTATTTACCTAAGTGAATGTATTGCACTACAGAGATTTCTGCCATTCAAAAAATCCGTTGCGGTTTTGGCTTCCAACATATTTAAGGCAGAGCAAATAGTTCAGATACTTAGCAAACACCCCCCAACTTTCAACTTTCAACTTTCAACTTTTTACAGTTTCTGGTTCTACGACTGCATCTACCTTGCTTGGCTAAAGAAAAAAGGGAAAATCAAAACTGCCATAACAAGAGCACATGGTGGGGATTTGTATGAAGAAAGGAGTTCATTAAGTGGCAACATACTTTTTAGACATTTTCAAATGGGGTATCTTGATGGAGTTTATTCTGTATCTGGTGCCGGAACATTCTATTTGCAGAAAAAATATTCGCGTTATAAAAGAAAAATTAAGACTATTTTCTTAGGAAGTTCTTTTCATGAAAGTCTTTCACGAGCAAAGATGGAGGGAGAATTTGTGATGGTTACTTGCGCAAGAATACGCAATATTAAACGTATTCATAAAGTTGCTGAAATGTTACAGCATATAGATTTTCCTTTGATATGGTATCATATTGGAGACGAGAATTTAGAAGCGAAAAATGACACCACCATTCCTAAATATATCAAAGCTAAAGAAGAACTTAAAACGAAGGGGAATATTACCTATATCCCTTTGGGGCAAATGGAAAATGAGAGAATTTTTGAGTTTTATTCCGTAACTCCTATAAACTTGTTTGTTAGTTTGTCTCAAAATGAAGGACTTCCCATCAGCATGATGGAAGCTGCAAGCTTTGGAATTCCGGTTCTTTCTACGGATGTGGGAGGATGTAAAGAAATAGTGAATGAACAAACAGGCATACTTATTCCTTTGGAAACAGAAATGAAAGAGGTTGCAAGAATTATTACCAATTTTAAAGATTCAGCAAAGAATACAGAGGAATACAGAAAGGGAGTGAGAAAATTCTGGGAAGAGAATTTTGATGCGGAGAAGAATTATGAAAAGTTGTTTGAAGAGTTGGAATTTTAA
- a CDS encoding nucleotide sugar dehydrogenase — protein sequence MNNRHKISTLFCNKDATLFQMYEIFEQASKDGLPAGIALVVSEDNVLVGTVTEGDIRRGLLKYNDMKTPIKHIMQNDPICFRDYLSISEILEKIPAELEKRNRQSKRYLGKIVLVDEEKRPTRVLDYHQLWEQKVASHRHLVVVGLGYVGLTMALVMADAGFMVTGVELDKDKVKQLNSGSSYIHELGLEDLLKENIGKNFRPVSELPENGDVFIISVGTPVIESEGKGKTLEMRYLEDACEKIGQKLRTGNLVILRSTVPIGTCRNFVLPKLEEISGLKCGIDFHLAFAPERTAEGKALKELRSLPQIIGGYNLDSQEATAAIFRDLTPSLVRVDSLEVAEMAKLINNSFRDYVFAYSNQMAKIAHKFNINVVDVINAANKDYTRNPVPLPSPGVGGPCLTKDPFIFASVAQKFDFDESLFVNGRLINESMHEHVANQVLKELNLIGKNPENSVVFICGLAFKGNPETGDIRSSSSIEIAEMLKGKVKEIRGFDPVALVSEIESYGIISRTFEEGLEGADVVMFLNNHKAFESINTFEMTRKLNENPIVYDGWNIIRKAEVLSTRPATYIGLSYRESSIRK from the coding sequence ATGAATAATAGACATAAAATATCAACATTGTTTTGCAATAAGGATGCAACACTGTTTCAGATGTATGAGATATTTGAACAAGCGAGTAAAGACGGATTGCCTGCCGGAATTGCATTGGTTGTGTCCGAAGATAATGTATTAGTAGGAACAGTTACAGAAGGAGATATAAGAAGAGGGTTGCTAAAGTATAATGATATGAAGACTCCTATTAAACATATCATGCAAAACGACCCTATCTGTTTTCGCGATTATCTTTCTATTTCTGAAATCTTAGAAAAAATTCCTGCTGAATTAGAGAAGAGAAATCGCCAAAGCAAACGTTACTTAGGAAAAATTGTATTGGTAGATGAAGAGAAAAGACCCACTCGTGTACTAGATTATCATCAACTTTGGGAACAGAAAGTTGCCAGCCATCGCCATTTAGTGGTTGTAGGATTAGGTTATGTAGGGTTGACAATGGCATTAGTTATGGCAGATGCGGGATTTATGGTTACGGGAGTTGAGTTAGATAAAGATAAAGTTAAGCAGTTAAATAGTGGCAGTTCCTATATACATGAGCTTGGATTAGAAGATTTGCTCAAGGAAAATATTGGCAAAAATTTCAGACCTGTTTCAGAATTGCCTGAAAATGGAGATGTTTTTATTATTTCAGTAGGAACCCCCGTTATAGAATCTGAAGGTAAAGGAAAAACTTTAGAAATGCGCTATCTAGAAGATGCATGTGAGAAGATAGGGCAAAAACTGAGAACGGGTAATTTGGTGATATTACGCTCCACCGTTCCAATTGGCACTTGTAGGAATTTTGTTCTACCCAAATTAGAGGAAATAAGCGGTCTCAAATGTGGAATTGATTTTCACTTGGCTTTTGCACCCGAGCGCACAGCTGAAGGCAAGGCTCTAAAAGAATTGCGAAGTCTTCCGCAAATAATTGGGGGCTACAATTTGGATTCACAAGAAGCGACTGCCGCTATCTTCAGAGATTTAACCCCTTCTCTAGTGAGAGTGGATTCATTAGAAGTTGCAGAAATGGCAAAATTGATTAATAACTCTTTTAGGGATTATGTTTTTGCTTATTCAAATCAAATGGCAAAAATTGCTCATAAGTTCAATATCAATGTGGTGGATGTTATTAATGCCGCTAATAAAGATTATACAAGGAATCCTGTTCCCCTCCCAAGCCCTGGAGTTGGTGGACCTTGTTTAACAAAAGATCCTTTTATTTTTGCATCAGTTGCTCAAAAGTTTGATTTTGATGAATCTTTATTTGTCAATGGACGTCTAATCAATGAGTCTATGCACGAACATGTGGCAAATCAGGTTTTAAAAGAATTGAATTTAATAGGAAAAAATCCCGAAAATTCAGTTGTGTTTATTTGTGGATTGGCATTTAAGGGAAATCCAGAAACAGGGGATATTAGAAGTTCTTCTTCTATTGAAATAGCCGAAATGTTAAAAGGGAAAGTAAAGGAAATAAGAGGGTTTGACCCGGTGGCATTGGTTTCCGAAATAGAGTCCTATGGTATTATTTCAAGGACATTCGAGGAGGGATTAGAAGGGGCGGATGTCGTTATGTTTTTAAACAATCATAAGGCTTTTGAAAGTATTAATACTTTTGAAATGACAAGAAAGTTAAATGAAAATCCAATTGTGTATGACGGGTGGAATATCATTAGAAAAGCAGAAGTGTTGTCAACCCGACCTGCAACGTATATAGGGTTGAGTTATAGAGAAAGCAGTATCAGAAAATGA
- a CDS encoding acylneuraminate cytidylyltransferase family protein, translating to MKILGVIPARGGSKGVPLKNIKLLDGKPLIEYTIMAALQSNLDRVIVSTDSKEIAEVAKNAGAEVPFLRPDSLASDSASSMPVAIHALNEIEKITGDVFDALMLLQPTTPFRTKTDINDAIELLKKNNTDSVISVVDVEGTHPARMKYLKNGLLIDPPFCEQKENQNRQELEPMYIRNGAIYLTKKDVLLSGTYKGNSCSALIMPRNRSVNIDTAFDFEYAELLKVSNKI from the coding sequence ATGAAAATATTGGGAGTTATACCAGCAAGAGGAGGGTCAAAAGGCGTTCCTCTGAAAAACATCAAATTATTGGATGGCAAGCCTTTGATTGAATATACAATAATGGCAGCCTTGCAATCGAATTTAGACAGAGTAATTGTAAGTACAGACAGTAAGGAAATAGCTGAAGTAGCAAAAAATGCAGGAGCAGAAGTGCCATTTCTAAGACCAGATAGTCTTGCTTCTGATTCTGCTTCGTCTATGCCTGTTGCAATCCACGCTTTGAATGAAATAGAGAAAATAACAGGGGATGTTTTTGATGCCCTAATGTTATTACAACCAACTACACCATTTAGAACAAAAACAGATATTAATGATGCTATTGAATTATTAAAGAAGAATAATACAGATAGTGTAATAAGTGTTGTTGATGTAGAAGGAACTCATCCTGCAAGGATGAAGTATTTGAAAAATGGTTTATTGATAGACCCTCCATTTTGCGAACAAAAGGAAAACCAAAATAGACAGGAATTAGAACCTATGTATATCAGAAATGGAGCAATTTATTTGACAAAAAAAGATGTATTGCTAAGTGGGACATACAAAGGCAATTCTTGTTCCGCATTGATAATGCCTCGTAATAGGTCTGTAAACATCGATACCGCTTTTGATTTTGAATATGCAGAATTGTTGAAAGTTAGTAATAAAATATGA
- a CDS encoding D-isomer specific 2-hydroxyacid dehydrogenase family protein — MKQILHLEAYNYPSSALQKLQVLGNLVSVNISSQTELDTLLSEKSFDYIFTTIGYYLGKENLQSQLALKAIITPTTGLNHLDLDYLNYRNIKIISLKGEVDILRSVQSTAEHTWALLLSLIRNISKATLSVKQGSWDRAVLLCDELNTKTLGIIGFGRLENIISEYAKAFSMKTMITDISEESLNNAIAKGVEVVDLSALLAKSDYILLMASYSKENENLINEESFSIMKQTAYFINTSRGEMVDEEALLKALKTKKIKGAALDVLRDDSSWKLHVPKNHPLIEYASLEDNLLITPHIGGYGKVSIEKTREFITRKFIEKIEK, encoded by the coding sequence ATGAAGCAAATTTTACATCTTGAAGCATATAATTATCCGAGTTCTGCTCTCCAAAAATTGCAAGTTTTGGGTAATTTAGTAAGTGTAAATATTTCCAGCCAAACGGAACTTGATACATTGCTTTCTGAAAAATCTTTTGATTATATTTTTACGACTATAGGCTATTATCTGGGCAAAGAGAACTTACAATCTCAGTTGGCATTAAAAGCAATAATAACACCCACTACTGGACTTAATCATCTGGATCTGGATTATCTAAATTACAGAAATATAAAGATAATCAGTTTGAAGGGAGAAGTAGATATTCTCCGCAGTGTGCAAAGCACGGCAGAGCACACATGGGCATTGTTGTTGAGTTTAATAAGAAATATATCTAAAGCGACTCTGAGTGTTAAGCAAGGAAGCTGGGACAGGGCTGTACTGTTATGTGATGAGTTAAATACAAAGACTTTAGGAATAATAGGTTTTGGACGTTTGGAGAATATCATTAGCGAGTATGCTAAAGCATTTTCTATGAAAACAATGATAACTGATATTTCTGAAGAGTCTCTAAATAATGCAATTGCCAAGGGAGTTGAAGTCGTAGATTTGTCTGCTTTATTAGCAAAATCAGATTATATCTTGCTTATGGCTTCTTATAGTAAGGAGAATGAAAATTTAATCAATGAGGAGTCTTTTTCTATCATGAAACAAACTGCATATTTTATAAATACTTCCCGAGGTGAGATGGTGGATGAAGAAGCGTTATTGAAAGCATTAAAAACAAAGAAGATAAAAGGTGCGGCATTGGATGTGTTAAGAGATGATTCATCGTGGAAATTACATGTTCCTAAAAATCATCCTTTAATTGAATATGCGAGTCTTGAAGATAACCTCCTGATAACTCCGCACATTGGAGGGTATGGGAAAGTATCCATAGAAAAAACAAGAGAATTTATAACCCGAAAATTTATTGAAAAAATAGAAAAATGA
- a CDS encoding N-acetylneuraminate synthase family protein, whose amino-acid sequence MKPILIAECCQNHNGDKEILKEQIHTAAENGADYVKIQAIRSKELTHRLRFDEGEVDADGAVKVIKRPYKPELERLQKLDLSLDDEAWFVEECWRAGIAPMTTAFTRTGAREIKDLGYEAIKIASYDCASYPLLNEVKQYWKKVFVSTGATYDSEIEKAAEVLKGVDLHLLHCITIYPTPMEELNLRRMNFLRRFSVSVGYSDHSHVETTGLWASKIALALGANSIERHYTVLEKDETRDGPVSIKPHQLKELREFADKSRIEQMEIIRREYPDWEKTLGSISRDLSHAEKLNRDYYRGRFASLVEGRHIYNWEDELF is encoded by the coding sequence ATGAAACCTATACTTATAGCAGAATGTTGTCAAAATCATAATGGCGACAAAGAGATTTTAAAAGAGCAGATTCATACAGCTGCGGAAAATGGAGCGGACTATGTGAAAATTCAGGCAATACGGTCTAAGGAATTAACACATCGCTTGCGATTTGACGAGGGAGAGGTTGATGCCGATGGGGCTGTTAAAGTAATAAAGCGACCTTATAAACCTGAGTTGGAACGATTGCAGAAATTGGATTTAAGTCTTGATGATGAAGCTTGGTTTGTAGAAGAATGTTGGAGAGCAGGTATTGCCCCAATGACAACAGCTTTTACTAGAACTGGAGCACGAGAAATAAAAGACTTAGGGTATGAAGCCATAAAGATTGCTTCTTATGATTGTGCTTCTTATCCATTGTTAAATGAAGTAAAACAATATTGGAAAAAGGTGTTTGTTTCAACAGGAGCGACTTATGATAGTGAAATTGAAAAAGCAGCAGAAGTATTAAAAGGAGTAGATTTACATTTGTTACATTGTATAACTATTTATCCTACTCCAATGGAAGAGCTTAATCTTAGGAGAATGAATTTCCTAAGAAGATTCTCAGTGTCAGTTGGATATTCGGATCATTCGCATGTTGAGACAACAGGTCTTTGGGCAAGTAAAATAGCATTAGCTTTGGGAGCTAACAGTATAGAAAGACATTATACCGTATTAGAGAAAGATGAAACTCGTGATGGTCCGGTTTCCATAAAGCCCCATCAGTTAAAAGAATTAAGAGAATTTGCCGATAAATCCCGAATCGAACAAATGGAAATAATCAGAAGAGAATATCCTGATTGGGAGAAAACGTTAGGTAGTATAAGTCGTGATTTGTCGCACGCTGAGAAGCTAAATAGAGATTACTATAGAGGGCGTTTTGCTTCTTTAGTTGAAGGAAGACATATTTATAATTGGGAAGACGAATTATTTTAG
- a CDS encoding GxxExxY protein translates to MTENEISNKIIGIAIDLHKSTGAGLLESAYENALAYDLRESGLIVSQQVALPFVYKEVQLEVGYRIDLLVENKVLVEIKSVETLAPVHFSQTLTYLKLSGIKLGLLINFNSKYLKDGIHRLVNNL, encoded by the coding sequence ATGACTGAGAACGAAATTTCAAATAAGATTATTGGGATTGCAATTGATTTGCATAAATCCACAGGAGCGGGTCTGCTGGAATCTGCTTATGAAAATGCTTTGGCTTATGACCTTAGGGAGTCGGGGTTAATTGTTTCGCAACAGGTTGCACTGCCTTTTGTTTACAAAGAAGTTCAATTAGAAGTTGGATATAGAATAGATTTGTTGGTAGAAAACAAAGTCTTGGTTGAAATCAAATCAGTAGAAACCTTAGCACCGGTTCATTTTTCGCAAACTTTGACTTATCTTAAATTGTCGGGAATCAAACTCGGGTTGCTCATTAATTTCAATTCAAAATATCTGAAAGACGGAATTCACCGACTGGTAAACAATCTGTAA
- a CDS encoding glycosyltransferase family 4 protein, which translates to MKILFYSPHPTHDIVSEVGYATHQRETIIALQGLGVEVIPVILGGVTLSEMPFKDGKALEPKGIKGVIKKIIPRFVWLSLKNFDLFAKHDFKARMRLEQAVIEHSPDLLYERSEYLQDSGTKVAQKYGIKHFIEVNAPFVEEMRAMEGWHVWQWLAHFKEKKKYRAADRVFVVSTVLKDFLVKRYKVNPAKILVSPNRINEKSFLLKAQSPTKIQVSFRDAAPLVGFVGSILPHHHLDIMIDVFAKLNKENVDVNLLIVGGGSLLDELKRQAEEKGLRDRIHFTDRVPHQDIPALIQTMDICVMPASNWYGSPVKIFEYGIMGKAVVAPDNGPVSDVMVDNEDGLLVQNNVDEIATAITKLVKDIDLRHRLGEHFRQKIIQGFTWRHAAEMILKEANK; encoded by the coding sequence ATGAAAATCCTCTTCTATTCTCCCCACCCGACACACGACATTGTATCCGAAGTAGGATATGCCACACACCAACGCGAAACTATTATAGCGTTACAGGGTTTAGGTGTAGAAGTCATACCCGTGATATTGGGTGGAGTCACCTTGAGTGAAATGCCTTTTAAAGACGGCAAAGCATTGGAGCCAAAAGGAATCAAGGGAGTAATTAAAAAAATCATCCCACGATTTGTTTGGTTAAGCCTTAAAAACTTTGATTTGTTTGCTAAACATGACTTTAAAGCAAGAATGCGTTTAGAACAAGCCGTGATAGAACATAGCCCGGATTTGCTGTACGAAAGGTCTGAATACTTGCAGGATAGCGGGACGAAAGTTGCTCAAAAGTATGGCATCAAACATTTTATAGAAGTCAATGCTCCCTTTGTTGAAGAAATGCGTGCTATGGAGGGATGGCATGTTTGGCAGTGGTTGGCACATTTCAAAGAAAAGAAAAAATACCGTGCTGCCGATAGGGTGTTTGTAGTATCAACTGTATTAAAAGATTTTTTGGTAAAAAGGTATAAAGTCAATCCTGCCAAGATTTTGGTTTCGCCTAATCGAATAAATGAAAAATCATTTTTGCTTAAAGCTCAAAGCCCTACAAAGATTCAAGTTTCTTTTCGCGATGCAGCACCCTTGGTGGGTTTTGTAGGTTCTATCCTTCCGCATCACCATTTGGATATAATGATAGATGTTTTTGCAAAACTGAATAAAGAAAATGTAGATGTCAATTTGTTGATAGTGGGTGGAGGAAGTTTGCTTGACGAATTGAAAAGACAAGCGGAAGAAAAAGGATTGAGAGATAGAATACATTTCACAGATAGAGTGCCACATCAAGACATTCCGGCTTTGATTCAAACGATGGATATTTGTGTTATGCCTGCTTCAAATTGGTATGGTTCTCCGGTTAAGATTTTTGAATATGGAATCATGGGTAAGGCGGTTGTGGCACCTGACAATGGTCCTGTAAGCGATGTAATGGTGGACAATGAGGACGGGCTTTTGGTGCAAAATAATGTAGATGAAATAGCTACAGCAATTACAAAGTTGGTGAAAGACATAGACTTGCGTCATCGGTTGGGCGAGCATTTTCGGCAGAAGATAATACAGGGATTTACATGGAGACACGCAGCGGAAATGATTCTAAAAGAGGCAAACAAATAA
- a CDS encoding radical SAM protein, producing MRALSAYKKYAYYFYKYGSLNKLNNYLLNQREYKSHVINMRSLPYKITVDPGNVCNLRCPGCHTGILHKERIKPQFLTLENYKIILKNFEQHALSIALYNWGEPFMNKEMFSIIDYTRSKKIGSTIHSNFNVFDKTMAEESVKSGLTHIYLSIDGSTQEAYSQYRVKGNIDNVIDNIKIMVETRKRLKSHFPILTWKFLVFEHNKHEVEDARRMAKSLGLDSFEVFNAVPKLTDIYDLAEQNRNDLNFIPGQYDCRSLWSSIYVNPNGAVLPCSLAFRPEESFGNLLENSLEEVWNNKNYTSARKMFVDPTYEDVPLPCKGCTYSIGKSCHKIINNKLPIKSQV from the coding sequence ATGAGAGCACTTTCAGCATATAAAAAATACGCTTACTATTTTTACAAATACGGGAGTTTAAACAAGTTAAACAATTATCTATTGAATCAACGTGAGTACAAATCTCATGTAATCAACATGAGAAGCTTGCCTTATAAGATAACAGTAGATCCCGGCAATGTATGTAATCTAAGATGTCCCGGATGCCATACCGGCATTTTACACAAAGAAAGAATAAAGCCTCAGTTTTTAACCTTAGAGAATTATAAAATTATTCTCAAAAACTTTGAGCAACATGCATTAAGCATCGCGCTTTACAATTGGGGTGAGCCGTTTATGAACAAAGAGATGTTTTCTATTATCGATTATACACGCTCAAAAAAAATTGGTAGTACGATTCACTCAAATTTCAACGTATTTGATAAAACAATGGCGGAAGAGTCGGTAAAATCAGGTTTGACCCATATCTACCTGTCTATAGATGGAAGCACCCAAGAGGCATATAGTCAATATAGGGTAAAGGGAAATATAGACAATGTGATTGACAATATTAAAATCATGGTGGAAACGCGCAAAAGGTTGAAAAGTCATTTCCCTATTCTGACATGGAAATTTCTTGTTTTTGAACATAACAAACACGAAGTTGAAGATGCCCGGAGGATGGCAAAGTCGCTGGGTTTGGATTCATTTGAGGTGTTTAATGCCGTACCTAAACTAACAGACATCTATGACCTTGCCGAACAAAATCGGAATGACCTGAATTTTATTCCCGGTCAATATGATTGTCGGAGCCTTTGGTCAAGTATTTATGTAAATCCTAATGGTGCTGTTTTGCCTTGTTCTTTAGCTTTTAGACCGGAGGAGAGTTTTGGCAATTTGTTGGAGAATTCGTTAGAAGAGGTATGGAATAATAAGAATTACACATCTGCCAGAAAGATGTTTGTTGACCCTACTTATGAAGATGTCCCATTGCCGTGCAAGGGTTGCACCTATTCTATCGGGAAAAGTTGCCATAAGATTATCAATAACAAGTTGCCGATTAAGTCTCAAGTCTGA
- a CDS encoding MFS transporter — protein MSETEEGKRISKKIAQTTAYGIIFSVSFSHLLNDAIQSLIPSIYPLLKDSFQLSFAQIGLITFTFQFTASMLQPLVGAYTDKHPQPYSLALGMCVSLLGLILISYANSFGLILLSVALIGTGSSIFHPESSKIAYMASGGRRGMAQSIFQVGGNTGSAIGPLLAALIVVEYGRSHAIYFGILALIAIFVLLHVGKWAAQQYEDRIRVNKRVDAGEHHPHLTKRKVYQSIAILLVLIFSKYIYSASISSYYTFFLIEKFHVSIQQSQLFLFAYLLASAVGTYLGGPLGDRYGRKYVIWFSILGAAPFALLLPYVNLFWTCTLSVVIGLVLSSAFPAIIVYAQELLPGKIGMVSGLFYGFAFGVGGIASALLGLLADYKDIYFVYYLCSFMLLMGLVTWWLPDLKKK, from the coding sequence ATGAGTGAAACTGAGGAAGGTAAGAGGATTTCAAAAAAAATTGCACAAACCACAGCTTACGGAATTATTTTCAGTGTGAGTTTTTCTCATCTGTTGAATGATGCCATTCAATCTTTAATTCCTTCCATTTATCCCTTGTTGAAAGATTCCTTTCAACTCAGTTTTGCCCAAATCGGGCTTATTACCTTCACCTTTCAGTTTACAGCGAGTATGTTGCAACCCTTAGTTGGAGCCTATACAGACAAACATCCTCAGCCTTATTCACTTGCATTGGGTATGTGTGTCTCATTATTGGGATTGATTTTGATTTCTTATGCGAATAGTTTTGGACTGATATTATTATCTGTTGCGCTTATTGGTACAGGTTCATCCATTTTCCATCCGGAATCATCCAAGATAGCATATATGGCATCCGGAGGCAGGCGGGGTATGGCACAGTCGATTTTTCAGGTTGGCGGAAATACCGGCTCCGCAATCGGCCCCTTGCTTGCAGCGTTAATTGTTGTTGAATATGGCAGAAGTCATGCAATATATTTTGGTATTCTTGCATTGATTGCAATTTTTGTTTTGCTGCATGTCGGCAAATGGGCTGCTCAGCAATATGAAGACAGGATACGTGTCAACAAAAGAGTGGATGCGGGAGAACACCACCCTCATTTGACAAAACGCAAGGTATATCAGAGCATTGCTATTCTTCTGGTTCTTATTTTTTCAAAGTATATTTATTCAGCAAGTATCAGCAGTTATTATACTTTCTTTTTAATTGAAAAATTCCATGTGAGTATTCAACAATCACAGCTATTTCTCTTTGCCTATTTGCTTGCATCAGCTGTTGGAACATATCTCGGAGGTCCTTTGGGAGATAGGTATGGACGCAAGTATGTGATTTGGTTTTCTATCCTCGGAGCAGCACCATTTGCATTGTTGTTGCCCTATGTAAATCTGTTTTGGACATGTACCCTGAGTGTAGTCATAGGCTTGGTGCTGTCATCTGCATTTCCGGCTATTATTGTATATGCACAAGAACTGTTGCCCGGTAAAATCGGCATGGTATCAGGCTTGTTTTATGGATTTGCATTTGGGGTAGGAGGGATTGCGTCTGCACTTCTGGGCTTGCTGGCGGATTACAAAGACATCTACTTTGTATATTATCTCTGTTCCTTTATGCTGTTAATGGGTCTGGTAACTTGGTGGTTGCCGGATTTGAAGAAGAAATAA